In Syntrophus gentianae, one DNA window encodes the following:
- a CDS encoding class I SAM-dependent methyltransferase yields MSEQNKSIHDFDFKLICEYFSSLERQGPGSPEVTIKALSFIDNLTDESKIADIGCGTGGQTMVLADHTSGHITGIDLFADFIEIFNANSRQRILQARVEGVVGSMDRLAFQNEELDLIWSEGAIYNIGFERGINEWHRFLKPGGYIAVSEASWFTEKRPVEIDRFWKDAYPEIDIISNKVGQMEKAGYIPIATFVLPENCWIEHFYAPQVSAQEKFLKKYAGNKTAEELVENQRHEAELYYQYKEFYGYVFYLGKKV; encoded by the coding sequence ATGAGTGAGCAAAATAAATCAATTCATGATTTTGATTTTAAATTGATCTGCGAATATTTTTCGAGCTTAGAACGACAAGGGCCAGGGAGCCCTGAAGTAACGATTAAAGCTTTGAGCTTTATTGACAACCTGACGGATGAATCAAAAATTGCCGACATAGGCTGTGGAACCGGCGGTCAGACGATGGTGCTGGCCGATCATACGTCAGGGCATATTACAGGCATTGATTTGTTTGCCGACTTTATTGAAATCTTCAATGCCAACAGCAGACAGAGAATTCTCCAGGCTAGGGTGGAAGGCGTTGTCGGCTCGATGGATCGTCTTGCTTTTCAGAATGAAGAATTGGATTTGATCTGGTCAGAAGGGGCCATCTATAATATCGGATTTGAACGGGGCATAAACGAATGGCACAGGTTCCTGAAGCCAGGGGGCTATATTGCCGTTTCAGAGGCGTCCTGGTTCACCGAAAAGCGGCCTGTCGAAATCGATAGATTCTGGAAAGATGCTTATCCGGAAATCGACATCATCTCCAATAAAGTCGGACAGATGGAAAAAGCCGGATATATACCGATTGCTACTTTTGTTCTGCCTGAAAATTGCTGGATTGAACATTTTTATGCCCCGCAGGTTTCTGCACAGGAGAAATTTCTAAAAAAGTATGCAGGCAATAAAACTGCCGAAGAGCTTGTGGAGAACCAGCGGCATGAAGCGGAGCTGTATTATCAATATAAAGAGTTTTACGGATATGTTTTCTACCTAGGGAAAAAGGTTTAA
- a CDS encoding GNAT family N-acetyltransferase — translation MDISIIQASPVDAEEILTLQKVAYRSEAKLNDDWNIPPLTQTLSEIEEEFKAKFFLKAVAQEKILGSVRTSLDSGTCFVGRLIVHPDYQGKGIGTLLMKKIETVFPDAARFELFTGIRSINNIRLYQRLGYQKSREESLPSGARIIYMEKNR, via the coding sequence ATGGATATCTCCATAATTCAGGCAAGTCCGGTTGATGCCGAAGAGATTCTCACCCTGCAGAAGGTGGCCTACCGAAGTGAAGCAAAGCTGAATGACGACTGGAATATTCCGCCTCTCACCCAGACTCTTTCTGAGATTGAGGAGGAGTTCAAAGCCAAGTTTTTTCTGAAGGCGGTTGCGCAAGAAAAAATCCTTGGTTCCGTGAGAACATCTCTCGACTCTGGAACCTGCTTCGTCGGGAGACTTATCGTTCACCCCGATTATCAGGGAAAAGGCATCGGCACCTTGCTCATGAAGAAGATAGAAACGGTTTTCCCGGATGCAGCGCGATTCGAATTGTTTACCGGCATCAGGAGTATCAACAATATCCGGCTTTATCAACGGCTTGGGTACCAAAAGTCCCGTGAGGAGAGCTTACCGTCGGGAGCCCGGATCATCTACATGGAGAAAAATCGATAA
- a CDS encoding TolB family protein, translating into MNAFGRIFPVRSGIPIEAESRITSSLQKRSLFTEVRRTCLFSLLMILATVVSIALMTGIAMAEDAAAETIAFVRQGDIWIAKVDSTGQRRLTDFGDCGGPALSADARQVAFFCRSEKDLYPDTGFGQIYLVETAGGKPRRMKFDGIPAAEHPGFSSDGKSLVFVGLSEVQKQGKEEEAQVYATMSISIADLQTGKIQSVLRHPGTMLDAGYIYSNPSFSPDGQLILWQESGSDVSGGFTVSDLKGKTLFQFPPQVTDPTPYWRPSLALDGQTVLCYTPTTSEASDDSIHLVDRKTGKTVDVTTGANPVFVRHGTAIVFERWVNRWSEKASSNLWILELKPGATPKQIIADASEPAGPVLKPAK; encoded by the coding sequence ATGAACGCATTTGGCCGTATTTTTCCCGTAAGATCGGGAATCCCCATTGAAGCTGAATCCCGGATTACATCCAGTTTACAGAAGAGGAGCCTCTTTACAGAGGTCCGCAGAACCTGTCTTTTTTCTCTGCTGATGATTCTGGCAACGGTTGTTTCGATCGCTTTGATGACCGGCATCGCCATGGCGGAGGATGCCGCGGCCGAAACCATCGCCTTTGTCCGCCAGGGCGACATCTGGATCGCAAAAGTGGACAGCACCGGCCAGCGCCGGCTGACCGATTTCGGGGACTGCGGCGGGCCCGCCCTTTCGGCAGACGCCAGGCAGGTGGCCTTTTTCTGCCGTTCAGAGAAGGACCTTTACCCCGATACGGGTTTCGGGCAGATCTACCTGGTGGAAACGGCGGGCGGTAAGCCGCGCAGAATGAAGTTCGACGGGATTCCCGCAGCAGAGCATCCAGGATTTTCCTCTGATGGGAAAAGCCTGGTCTTCGTGGGACTTTCGGAAGTCCAGAAGCAGGGGAAAGAAGAGGAGGCCCAGGTCTATGCCACCATGTCGATCAGCATCGCCGATCTCCAGACGGGGAAAATTCAAAGCGTTCTGCGCCATCCAGGGACGATGCTCGATGCGGGATACATTTACAGCAACCCGTCCTTTTCACCGGACGGGCAGCTGATTCTCTGGCAGGAAAGCGGTAGCGACGTCTCGGGCGGTTTTACCGTATCGGATCTGAAGGGAAAGACCCTCTTCCAGTTTCCTCCCCAGGTCACGGACCCTACGCCTTACTGGCGCCCGAGCCTCGCCCTCGACGGCCAGACGGTGCTCTGCTATACGCCTACGACCTCCGAAGCCTCGGACGATTCGATCCATCTGGTTGACCGGAAAACGGGGAAGACGGTCGATGTGACGACCGGCGCCAACCCCGTTTTTGTCCGCCATGGGACGGCAATCGTCTTTGAACGCTGGGTCAACCGGTGGAGCGAAAAGGCCTCCTCGAATCTCTGGATACTGGAGCTGAAACCGGGCGCCACTCCGAAACAGATCATCGCCGACGCCTCCGAACCCGCCGGACCGGTGTTGAAACCTGCAAAATGA